A genomic stretch from Verrucomicrobiota bacterium includes:
- a CDS encoding isoprenyl transferase yields MSEATSTIVSSERDTPLAVPRHVAVIMDGNGRWARERGLPRREGHRAGAESVRTAVESCQKLGIDYLTLYAFSSENWKRPPAETAALMQLLERFLQQKTPELKERNVRLQAIGNLERLPAASRQRLEDSIEQTASNSGLRLILALSYGAREELCHAMQEIARSVEAGRMRPDEIDLETIAAHLYTCDCPDPDLLIRTSGEMRISNFLLWQISYSEIVVTKRLWPDFRESDFQEAVLEYGRRQRRYGGL; encoded by the coding sequence ATGTCGGAAGCGACTTCCACCATCGTCTCCAGCGAGCGAGACACCCCGCTCGCCGTTCCTCGTCACGTAGCCGTCATCATGGACGGCAATGGCCGTTGGGCCCGCGAACGTGGCCTGCCCCGTCGGGAGGGCCACCGGGCGGGCGCGGAGTCCGTTCGGACCGCGGTGGAATCCTGCCAGAAACTGGGGATCGACTACCTCACGCTCTACGCCTTCTCGTCCGAGAATTGGAAGCGCCCCCCGGCCGAGACCGCCGCCCTCATGCAATTGCTCGAGCGCTTCCTCCAGCAAAAAACCCCCGAGCTGAAAGAGCGCAATGTCCGCCTGCAAGCCATCGGGAACCTCGAGCGCCTGCCAGCCGCCAGCCGCCAACGTCTGGAAGATTCCATCGAGCAAACCGCCTCCAACAGTGGACTCCGCCTGATCCTGGCCCTCTCCTATGGCGCACGGGAAGAACTCTGCCACGCCATGCAGGAAATCGCCCGCTCGGTTGAGGCCGGTCGCATGCGGCCGGATGAGATCGACCTCGAAACCATCGCAGCTCATCTCTACACCTGTGATTGTCCCGACCCCGACCTGCTCATCCGGACTTCCGGCGAAATGCGAATTTCCAATTTTCTCCTGTGGCAGATTAGCTACAGTGAAATCGTGGTGACCAAGCGACTCTGGCCGGACTTCCGCGAAAGTGATTTCCAGGAAGCCGTCTTGGAATATGGCCGTCGCCAACGCCGCTACGGTGGCCTCTGA
- a CDS encoding sigma-54 dependent transcriptional regulator yields the protein MPKSKPNSTALAKTVVVVDPDTDFLDWAVRHLETPSTRVVGFSDSGKALDFYLDQHADLLISELRVGPLAGEELLKKVRLNEPNSIVILFTGFPTTNSIIQCMKLGAYDFLRKESLTFDLRRIVEEALQAQEQMLDTPKQSAETPSASELAKETIIGSSASMQEVLKLIGRVSRSDVPVLITGESGVGKEVVANCIHRFSNRAQKDFVAINCAAIPDNLLESELFGHEKGSFTGAVQRRVGRFEQCDGGTLFLDEIGDMPMGVQSKILRVLQEGEFSRVGGNTTISTDVRILAATNKNLDEEIKIGGFREDLFYRLNVVRIHIPPLRERREDVRVLADFFLQRIAQHKGMPRLRLSTEGIRHLEGYQWPGNVRELENTIYRACVLATRDVLLPKDIPLGQNFAIGSGQSALSSASDQDSSENKSVLNEEAALALLLAKAEQDKEYDILSAMEKAAVEFSLQKADGDLARAASLLGMTRATFKKRIEKYQILEPAGV from the coding sequence ATGCCCAAAAGCAAACCCAACTCCACTGCCCTCGCCAAAACAGTCGTCGTCGTCGATCCTGATACCGACTTCCTCGACTGGGCAGTCCGTCACTTGGAAACTCCTTCCACCCGGGTCGTCGGCTTCAGCGACTCAGGCAAAGCTCTCGACTTCTATCTCGACCAACACGCCGATCTCCTCATTAGCGAACTGCGGGTGGGCCCCTTGGCCGGCGAAGAACTCCTCAAAAAGGTCCGCCTAAACGAGCCGAACTCCATCGTGATCCTTTTCACCGGCTTCCCCACCACCAACAGCATCATCCAATGCATGAAGCTAGGCGCCTACGACTTCTTGCGAAAGGAATCGCTCACCTTTGATCTCCGCCGGATCGTGGAAGAAGCCCTCCAGGCCCAAGAGCAAATGCTCGACACGCCCAAGCAGTCCGCTGAAACCCCCTCCGCGAGCGAACTTGCCAAGGAAACCATCATTGGCAGCTCCGCCTCCATGCAGGAAGTCCTCAAACTCATCGGAAGAGTTTCCCGCTCGGATGTGCCGGTCCTGATCACGGGCGAAAGTGGGGTCGGCAAAGAGGTGGTGGCCAACTGCATCCATCGCTTTAGCAACCGGGCCCAGAAAGACTTCGTGGCCATCAACTGCGCCGCCATCCCGGATAATCTCTTGGAATCCGAACTCTTCGGCCACGAAAAAGGCTCTTTCACGGGGGCCGTGCAGCGTCGGGTGGGTCGCTTCGAGCAATGCGACGGGGGCACCCTCTTCCTGGACGAAATCGGAGACATGCCGATGGGCGTGCAAAGCAAAATCCTGCGAGTGCTCCAAGAGGGCGAGTTCTCCCGCGTCGGCGGCAACACCACCATCTCCACCGACGTGCGCATCCTGGCCGCCACCAACAAAAATCTCGATGAGGAAATCAAAATCGGCGGCTTCCGTGAGGACCTCTTCTATCGTCTGAACGTCGTCCGGATTCACATCCCACCCCTTCGCGAAAGGCGGGAAGACGTGCGGGTCTTGGCGGACTTTTTCCTCCAGCGGATTGCCCAGCACAAAGGCATGCCCCGCCTGCGACTCTCGACCGAAGGCATCCGCCATCTCGAAGGCTACCAATGGCCAGGCAACGTGCGGGAACTGGAAAACACCATCTACCGGGCCTGCGTCCTGGCCACTCGCGATGTCCTTCTTCCCAAAGACATCCCCCTCGGTCAAAACTTCGCCATTGGCTCAGGGCAATCCGCTCTCAGCAGTGCTTCGGACCAAGACTCTTCCGAGAACAAAAGCGTCCTCAACGAAGAAGCCGCCCTCGCCCTCCTCCTGGCCAAGGCAGAACAGGATAAGGAATACGACATCCTCTCCGCCATGGAAAAAGCCGCCGTCGAGTTCTCTCTCCAAAAAGCCGATGGCGACCTGGCACGGGCCGCCTCCCTCCTCGGCATGACGCGGGCCACCTTCAAAAAGCGGATCGAAAAATATCAGATCCTGGAGCCGGCAGGAGTCTAA
- the mfd gene encoding transcription-repair coupling factor — protein MARSTTQPGPQQVPASLAQAPGFQCLLAGRDLTSSHALAFPSVAPPAHSFFAAALLKRLPPAVSWLICRDARHQERVASELLTWGHNPLFLPHLDSSEEAVPDPESAAERLFVLETLRQARAQAETPVIVLRQASLESPVPPLEATPDASLRLTTGATLSLARLKARLLEAGFEQEAQVFQRGQFAQRGGIFDLFPWQTPLPIRIEFFDEEIESLREFDLHSQISSRTLDSAQVVLEKETRTTHRLRDWMQESDLKIALDATATGSQFWITQEDLEDLDLPDRSWAAYENPLGRFEAGDFILQEAKREDFHRRLAAWQKEAWDIHLFFQNQAEEERYQEMVLPLLKTSGSIQHHLGNLVAGFTVPAAKLAILSASELFGRYHVNTSRRRFRRDVERTRSSKELDFSELKENEFVVHLEYGIGRYRGIAQQEDKGLAREVLVLEFEHQARLFVPLDQSHLVSRYVGLGKAKPKLNKLGDGKWKRVRQNVERSVMDYAAKLLAIQAERQTEEGFPHDEDNKWQLEFEKSFPYQETDDQVTAILETKSDMQSARPMDRLICGDVGFGKTEVALRAAFKSVMSGKQVAILVPTTVLAQQHWQNFRERMSEFPITIELLNRYRTAGDQRQVVEGLADGSVDIVIGTHRLTSPHVTFQNLGLVVIDEEQRFGVAHKERFKERFRLVDILTLSATPIPRTLYLSLMGARDMSTIETPPPNRIPVETRIVAYDERIIRSAIQRELDRGGQVYFLHNRVRSIQRLQQRVAELCPEAKVLVGHGQMDKGQLEDVMQQFIDREADVLLATTIIESGIDIPNANTILIDRADRFGLADLYQLRGRVGRSHQQAYAYLLLPPDQLAAGDVRKRIRAIREYSSLGAGFRIAMRDLEIRGAGNLLGTKQSGHIVNIGFDLYCQLLKTSIAKLQGGPAPTRREVALRIDFLAGSEQEAARRGEALPAYLPPDFMGQSTLRVEAYRAVAQASSRKELNKLRREWRDRFGRIPAPAETLLTVAELRILASDRGLSSVEISQCRLMISRNDDFILLDGKFPRLESPHLRDRLQEAVDLLKRL, from the coding sequence ATGGCTCGTTCGACCACTCAGCCAGGCCCCCAGCAAGTGCCCGCCTCTCTCGCGCAGGCACCCGGATTCCAGTGCCTGCTCGCAGGGCGCGATCTCACCTCTTCGCATGCCTTGGCCTTCCCCTCGGTCGCTCCCCCGGCCCACTCCTTCTTCGCGGCCGCGCTCCTGAAGCGTCTCCCTCCTGCGGTCTCCTGGCTGATTTGTCGGGACGCCCGCCATCAAGAGCGAGTCGCCAGCGAGCTGCTCACCTGGGGGCACAATCCTCTTTTTCTCCCCCACCTCGACTCGAGCGAAGAGGCCGTGCCCGATCCAGAAAGTGCAGCCGAGCGCCTCTTCGTCTTGGAAACCCTCCGTCAAGCGCGCGCGCAAGCGGAAACCCCGGTCATCGTCCTCCGCCAAGCGAGTCTCGAAAGCCCGGTCCCTCCCCTCGAAGCCACCCCCGATGCCAGCCTCAGGCTGACAACCGGTGCCACCCTCTCCTTGGCCCGGCTCAAAGCGCGTCTGCTAGAAGCGGGCTTCGAGCAAGAAGCCCAGGTTTTCCAGCGCGGCCAATTTGCCCAGCGGGGTGGGATTTTTGATCTCTTTCCTTGGCAGACTCCCCTCCCGATTCGGATCGAATTCTTCGATGAAGAAATCGAAAGCCTGCGGGAATTTGATCTCCACTCCCAAATCTCCAGCCGCACCCTCGACTCAGCCCAAGTGGTCTTGGAAAAGGAAACGCGGACCACCCATCGCCTCCGTGATTGGATGCAGGAGAGCGATCTCAAAATCGCGCTCGATGCCACGGCTACCGGGAGCCAATTCTGGATCACGCAAGAAGACCTCGAAGATCTCGACCTTCCAGACCGCTCCTGGGCCGCTTACGAAAATCCTCTGGGGCGCTTTGAAGCGGGCGACTTCATCTTGCAGGAAGCCAAGCGAGAAGACTTTCATCGGCGGCTGGCTGCTTGGCAAAAGGAGGCCTGGGACATCCACCTTTTCTTCCAAAATCAGGCAGAAGAAGAGCGCTATCAGGAAATGGTGCTGCCTCTCCTCAAAACGAGCGGGAGCATCCAACACCATCTCGGAAATTTGGTGGCAGGCTTCACCGTTCCGGCCGCCAAACTGGCGATCCTCTCCGCCTCCGAACTTTTTGGTCGCTACCATGTCAACACCAGTCGACGCCGCTTTCGCAGAGACGTAGAGCGCACTCGCTCCAGCAAGGAACTGGACTTCTCCGAGCTGAAGGAAAATGAATTCGTGGTCCACCTCGAATATGGCATTGGCCGCTATCGCGGGATCGCGCAGCAGGAAGACAAGGGCTTGGCGCGAGAGGTCCTGGTCTTGGAATTCGAGCACCAGGCTCGGCTCTTTGTCCCTCTCGATCAATCCCATCTGGTTTCCCGCTACGTCGGGCTCGGAAAAGCCAAGCCCAAGCTGAACAAATTGGGCGATGGCAAGTGGAAACGAGTCCGCCAAAATGTGGAGCGATCCGTGATGGACTATGCGGCCAAGCTCCTGGCCATTCAGGCAGAGCGCCAAACAGAGGAAGGCTTTCCTCATGACGAGGACAACAAGTGGCAGTTGGAATTCGAGAAATCCTTCCCCTACCAGGAAACCGATGACCAGGTCACCGCCATTCTGGAGACCAAGTCCGACATGCAGTCTGCCCGCCCCATGGATCGACTCATCTGTGGGGACGTCGGCTTCGGAAAAACCGAGGTCGCCCTTCGCGCGGCCTTCAAGTCGGTCATGTCAGGCAAGCAAGTGGCCATCCTCGTTCCCACGACCGTCTTGGCGCAACAACACTGGCAGAACTTTCGCGAACGGATGTCGGAATTCCCCATCACCATCGAGCTACTCAACCGCTACCGCACAGCGGGCGACCAGCGCCAAGTGGTGGAAGGCTTGGCCGACGGCAGCGTCGACATCGTCATCGGCACCCATCGGCTGACCTCGCCTCACGTGACCTTTCAGAATCTGGGTTTGGTCGTGATCGATGAAGAACAGCGCTTCGGCGTCGCCCACAAAGAACGCTTCAAAGAGCGCTTCCGCCTCGTCGACATCCTCACTCTGAGCGCCACCCCCATTCCCCGCACGCTCTACCTCTCGCTCATGGGCGCACGAGACATGTCCACCATCGAAACCCCTCCTCCCAATCGCATACCGGTCGAGACCCGCATCGTGGCCTATGACGAACGGATCATTCGCTCCGCCATCCAGCGAGAACTCGATCGCGGTGGCCAAGTCTACTTCCTCCACAATCGCGTCCGCAGCATCCAACGCCTCCAGCAGCGGGTGGCCGAACTCTGCCCGGAGGCCAAAGTCCTGGTAGGCCATGGGCAAATGGACAAAGGGCAGTTGGAAGACGTCATGCAGCAGTTCATAGACCGGGAAGCGGACGTCTTGTTGGCCACCACCATCATCGAAAGCGGCATCGATATCCCGAATGCCAACACCATCCTCATCGACCGAGCCGACCGCTTTGGCCTGGCCGACCTCTACCAGCTTCGCGGCCGAGTCGGCCGATCCCATCAGCAAGCCTACGCCTACCTCCTCTTGCCTCCCGACCAGTTGGCTGCCGGGGATGTCCGCAAACGCATCCGCGCCATCCGGGAATACAGCTCGCTCGGGGCCGGCTTCCGCATCGCCATGCGTGATTTGGAAATCCGCGGCGCGGGCAATTTGCTCGGCACAAAACAAAGCGGCCACATCGTCAACATCGGCTTCGATCTCTACTGCCAACTTCTGAAAACCTCCATCGCCAAGCTCCAGGGCGGCCCCGCCCCCACCCGGAGAGAGGTGGCCCTTCGCATCGACTTCCTGGCCGGCAGTGAGCAGGAAGCCGCCCGCCGGGGAGAAGCGCTTCCCGCCTACCTGCCGCCCGACTTCATGGGCCAATCCACCCTCCGGGTCGAAGCCTACCGCGCCGTCGCCCAAGCCAGCTCTCGAAAAGAACTAAACAAACTCCGGCGCGAGTGGCGCGACCGCTTCGGACGAATCCCGGCCCCTGCCGAAACCCTCTTGACCGTGGCCGAACTCCGCATCCTCGCCTCTGATCGGGGCCTTTCCTCCGTCGAAATCAGTCAATGCCGTCTCATGATCAGTCGAAACGACGATTTCATCTTGCTCGATGGCAAATTTCCACGATTGGAATCCCCGCACTTGCGAGACCGCCTGCAAGAGGCCGTCGATTTGCTGAAACGACTCTGA
- a CDS encoding peptidylprolyl isomerase — translation MKTRFFLLLSILAVLAPFSWSQEQPIEINKVAALVNGDVILESEIQFMMASIVQALAREKSGQALQEAVEEARQQTLQDLIDRELILDEFDKLGAIIKEHRVKEDINRRILENFDGSREKFLDYLSKGGMSHPKYKELVRKQLAVQGMRGRALGSPQPATPDELRRVYEENKAQFAGEDFVQISKIYLRKLSDSRTAEQTQTLAEEIRRKLRAGADFAQMAKMHSEDGFAVDGGSMPVMARTDLSPSLGDPAFSLKVGAISEVIEDSSGFTILKVDARDWGARPSLPEVRDQVENLVVQEHRQEAYDQWINQLRRKAVVRTF, via the coding sequence ATGAAGACCCGCTTCTTTCTGCTTCTCTCGATCCTCGCCGTCTTGGCCCCTTTCTCTTGGAGCCAGGAGCAGCCCATTGAAATCAACAAAGTGGCCGCGCTCGTGAACGGAGACGTCATTCTGGAATCGGAGATCCAGTTCATGATGGCCTCGATCGTCCAAGCGCTGGCTCGTGAAAAAAGCGGCCAGGCCCTCCAAGAAGCCGTCGAGGAAGCCCGCCAGCAGACTCTTCAGGACCTCATCGATCGAGAACTCATCTTGGACGAATTCGATAAGCTGGGCGCCATCATCAAAGAGCACCGGGTGAAAGAAGACATCAATCGCCGTATCCTCGAAAACTTCGATGGCAGTCGCGAAAAGTTCCTCGACTACCTCTCCAAGGGCGGCATGAGCCATCCCAAATACAAAGAGTTGGTTCGCAAACAATTGGCCGTCCAAGGCATGCGAGGAAGGGCTCTCGGCTCGCCCCAGCCAGCCACTCCCGACGAGCTCCGTCGCGTCTATGAGGAAAACAAGGCCCAATTCGCCGGCGAAGACTTTGTGCAAATCAGCAAAATCTACCTTCGGAAATTGAGCGATTCTCGGACCGCGGAACAGACGCAAACCCTGGCCGAAGAAATCCGCCGAAAACTACGGGCCGGGGCCGACTTCGCCCAGATGGCCAAGATGCACTCCGAAGACGGATTTGCCGTCGACGGGGGCAGCATGCCCGTCATGGCTCGGACGGACCTCAGCCCCTCCCTGGGCGATCCCGCCTTTTCCCTCAAAGTCGGGGCTATCTCCGAAGTCATCGAAGACTCCTCCGGCTTCACCATCCTGAAGGTGGATGCCCGCGATTGGGGGGCTCGGCCCAGCCTTCCCGAAGTCCGTGACCAAGTGGAAAACCTCGTGGTGCAGGAGCATCGCCAGGAAGCCTACGACCAGTGGATCAATCAGCTTCGACGCAAAGCGGTCGTGAGGACTTTCTAG
- the pdxA gene encoding 4-hydroxythreonine-4-phosphate dehydrogenase PdxA: MPKIGITLGDPAGIGPEIVAAAVARLQQEAFPAELCVIGTTEASRPGFPTGATANLALQFLRDAVAALRNETLDAVVTGPVGKKNLQEIGFPFPGQTEFFADACGRPPEDATMILSGPQLTVGLATIHVPLREVPTLLDASKIERTGRHLLEFCQRLGKVSPKIAVAGLNPHASEEGAFGDEEERLVKPALAALQATHPGIFSGPFPPDTVFHRAHQGHFDAVVCLYHDQGLIPLKLLDFDEAVNVTWGLPLVRTSPDHGTAYDLAGRGLAKPDSLLAAVRLARRLLN; encoded by the coding sequence ATGCCGAAAATCGGGATCACCCTAGGCGACCCCGCGGGCATCGGCCCGGAGATCGTGGCCGCGGCCGTAGCTCGCCTGCAACAAGAAGCCTTTCCCGCAGAACTCTGCGTCATCGGGACGACCGAAGCCAGCCGACCAGGTTTCCCCACCGGGGCCACCGCCAACCTGGCCCTCCAGTTCCTGCGGGACGCGGTCGCCGCCTTGCGGAACGAAACTCTCGACGCCGTCGTGACCGGCCCCGTCGGGAAAAAGAACCTGCAAGAAATCGGATTTCCCTTCCCCGGCCAAACGGAATTCTTCGCGGACGCGTGCGGCCGCCCCCCGGAGGACGCCACCATGATCCTCTCCGGTCCTCAGCTCACGGTGGGGCTGGCCACCATCCACGTACCTCTGCGCGAAGTGCCCACCCTGCTGGATGCTTCCAAAATCGAGCGCACAGGCCGTCATCTTCTCGAGTTTTGCCAACGGCTGGGAAAGGTCTCCCCGAAGATTGCGGTGGCGGGATTGAATCCCCATGCCAGCGAAGAAGGCGCCTTTGGCGATGAAGAAGAGCGTCTCGTGAAGCCGGCCCTGGCCGCCCTCCAAGCCACCCATCCCGGAATCTTTTCTGGACCTTTTCCCCCTGACACCGTTTTCCACCGCGCCCACCAGGGCCACTTCGATGCCGTCGTCTGCCTCTACCACGACCAAGGACTCATCCCACTCAAACTCTTGGACTTCGACGAAGCCGTCAACGTCACCTGGGGGCTCCCTCTCGTCCGAACCAGCCCCGACCATGGCACTGCCTACGACCTGGCCGGCCGAGGCCTCGCCAAACCCGACTCGCTCCTAGCCGCCGTGCGGCTGGCTCGCCGCCTTCTTAACTGA
- a CDS encoding PDZ domain-containing protein, protein MKVSLFACLLGVGWGTWPSSSAAQLLNYELRTNGATVLAAFEGLEEVVAGSTIEIHQGRRDLQTLATVIRPDLALCKASELPPPSERELHARTSARDRGQVEVLAEDEQTDLALLRINLPEVVPVRWAESAQDLGQGTWVISSMSKAGKIRAGILSAKTRPIEREGGVLGVTLSAAEEGEVGLVVKEMTEGGPAAQAGLKIEDLILELNGEAVGDLEAFVEAIKAANPGSEVDLLVQSGQEEKRFSVTLAYRGQLFDRFDRNQQMSGFSSLRRAGFEMVLQHDTTLAPESMGGPLFDLAGRCLGINIARADRVTTFALPVEVVKRALARLQGDESVKKAASQPHGG, encoded by the coding sequence ATGAAGGTCTCCTTGTTCGCCTGCTTGTTGGGAGTGGGGTGGGGGACCTGGCCTTCGTCTTCGGCGGCGCAGCTCCTGAACTATGAGCTGCGAACCAATGGAGCGACCGTTTTGGCGGCCTTTGAGGGCTTGGAGGAGGTGGTGGCCGGGAGCACCATCGAAATCCATCAGGGGCGACGAGACTTGCAGACTTTGGCCACGGTCATCCGCCCAGACCTGGCTCTCTGCAAGGCCAGCGAGCTGCCTCCGCCCTCGGAGCGCGAGCTGCATGCCCGCACGAGTGCCCGTGACCGAGGTCAGGTGGAGGTGCTGGCGGAAGATGAGCAGACGGATCTGGCGCTCTTGCGAATCAATTTGCCGGAGGTGGTGCCGGTGCGTTGGGCCGAGTCCGCTCAGGATTTGGGACAGGGGACCTGGGTGATTTCCAGTATGTCGAAAGCCGGCAAGATCCGGGCCGGAATTTTGAGCGCCAAAACGCGGCCAATCGAGCGGGAGGGCGGGGTGCTCGGTGTCACTTTGAGTGCGGCCGAGGAGGGGGAGGTCGGGCTGGTGGTGAAGGAGATGACCGAGGGAGGGCCAGCGGCGCAGGCCGGCTTGAAGATCGAGGACTTGATTCTGGAGCTGAATGGGGAAGCGGTCGGGGATTTGGAGGCTTTTGTGGAGGCCATCAAGGCGGCCAATCCTGGGAGCGAGGTCGATCTGCTGGTCCAAAGCGGCCAGGAGGAGAAGCGCTTTTCGGTCACCTTGGCCTACCGCGGCCAACTCTTTGACCGCTTCGACCGGAATCAGCAGATGAGCGGTTTCAGCTCGCTGCGAAGGGCGGGCTTCGAGATGGTCTTGCAACACGACACCACGCTGGCGCCGGAATCGATGGGAGGTCCGCTCTTCGATCTGGCGGGTCGCTGCCTCGGCATAAATATCGCCCGGGCTGATCGAGTGACGACCTTTGCTTTGCCGGTGGAGGTGGTGAAGAGGGCGCTCGCACGCCTGCAGGGGGACGAGTCAGTTAAGAAGGCGGCGAGCCAGCCGCACGGCGGCTAG
- a CDS encoding S1C family serine protease codes for MSLLTASWRRFAWAPLLAGTCWGQPQVLELEAPRNLEDLQVIQDTLQARLEVARKATVTLELGGATGSGVIVNEEGLIYTAAHVSMRPGFKLRVTLSNGKELEGEGLGVVPETDASLARITTEGTYPHVPIAPAASVEQGDWCFSLGNAGGWDESRGSVVRLGRIVKVRGTTLQSDCALIGGDSGGPLFDMEGRLIGIHSRVGISAQNNMHVPMSEYYDHLEAMLAMEAVGVESREMLPGVDGFLGVATEEVEGGLRVLRVGRKTAAEDELEVGDVIVSLDDQPTLEKGGFGDRVRQMGQGAKIRLQVIRGQEELELQITLGGKSE; via the coding sequence ATGAGTCTCCTCACCGCTTCTTGGCGTCGATTTGCCTGGGCCCCTCTCCTGGCAGGAACTTGTTGGGGTCAGCCTCAGGTCTTGGAGTTGGAAGCGCCCCGTAATTTGGAAGACTTGCAAGTCATCCAAGACACCCTGCAAGCTCGACTAGAAGTCGCTCGCAAGGCGACCGTGACTCTGGAACTGGGCGGGGCGACTGGGAGTGGCGTGATCGTGAACGAAGAGGGCCTCATTTACACGGCGGCCCATGTTTCGATGCGCCCGGGTTTCAAGCTGCGGGTGACTCTGTCAAACGGCAAGGAACTGGAGGGGGAGGGACTGGGCGTGGTGCCCGAGACGGACGCTTCGCTGGCCCGAATCACGACGGAGGGAACCTATCCCCATGTTCCCATCGCCCCGGCGGCTTCCGTGGAGCAGGGCGATTGGTGCTTTAGCCTCGGCAATGCGGGCGGCTGGGATGAGAGCCGAGGCTCGGTGGTGCGCTTGGGACGGATCGTGAAGGTGCGGGGGACGACCTTGCAGAGTGACTGCGCACTCATCGGAGGCGATTCCGGTGGGCCGCTTTTTGATATGGAGGGTCGTTTGATCGGGATTCACAGCCGGGTGGGCATTTCGGCGCAGAACAACATGCATGTCCCCATGAGCGAATACTACGATCACCTGGAGGCCATGCTGGCGATGGAGGCGGTGGGGGTGGAAAGCCGTGAGATGCTCCCTGGGGTGGATGGTTTTTTGGGGGTGGCGACCGAAGAGGTGGAGGGAGGCCTGCGGGTGCTTCGGGTCGGCCGGAAAACCGCAGCGGAGGACGAGCTGGAGGTGGGGGATGTCATTGTGTCGCTCGACGATCAGCCCACCCTCGAGAAAGGCGGGTTTGGCGATCGCGTTCGCCAAATGGGCCAGGGGGCGAAAATCCGCCTGCAAGTGATCCGAGGTCAGGAGGAGTTGGAGCTTCAGATCACTTTGGGAGGGAAATCTGAATGA
- the infA gene encoding translation initiation factor IF-1 — protein MPGRPGGKRGRRGGPRRGPGPNRRREDGPGKDGRASKDDKSIEIEGTITAVLAGTMFKVKLASGHELLAHISGKMRKRFIRLVIGDRVKMEMSPYDMSKARIVYRLG, from the coding sequence ATGCCAGGACGACCAGGAGGAAAAAGAGGACGACGCGGGGGTCCGCGTCGCGGACCCGGGCCCAACCGCCGCCGGGAAGACGGACCGGGAAAAGATGGCCGGGCATCGAAAGATGACAAGAGCATCGAGATCGAGGGCACCATCACCGCGGTGCTGGCAGGCACCATGTTCAAGGTGAAGCTGGCCAGTGGGCACGAGTTGTTGGCTCACATCTCCGGGAAGATGCGCAAGCGCTTCATCCGTTTGGTCATTGGCGACCGGGTCAAAATGGAGATGTCTCCCTATGACATGTCGAAAGCCCGCATCGTCTACCGATTGGGCTGA